A stretch of DNA from Desulfobacterales bacterium:
AGCTGAGCTGGGAAGCTGAATTAGAAAATACTTCAGAAGAACTTGCTGCGATGATTGCAGAATCAGTATGGAGTATTAATAACGCCCAGATGATAGATATACTAAGAGTCTATCTTGAAAATGATCTTATAGCTGGTGTTAAAGTAATTGTGGGTAATTCAGAAAAAAACACTATATTATTTGAGAGTTTTCCGTCTAAAGGCACTGAAATAAAAGTAATCATAAAAAAAATTAAAAAAATTACACCTTTTGAAAATCAAAATAAAATACTTGAACTTGGAGCAGTTGAGATATTTTATTCAAAGCAGCATCTTACTCGTTTAATAGAAGTAATGATTTCAATGGGTATCGTTGTTGTCTCTATTGTTGTTATCGGTGTATTTATAGGAACAAAAGTGGTGCTAAATAAACTGCTGACCAAAAGAATGAGCGAGCTGCTTCCTATAATCCGCAATATCGGGGAAGGCAATTACAATCTTTGGATAAGCTCTGTTCCCCAGCATGATTTAAATGATATTATTTCAGCTGTAAATAATATGACTCATGAAATCCGCAAGAGAGATAATGCCTTGAATTCATCTAAAAAAAAGCTGAGTGAAGCAAATCAGCTTTTAGAAGAGCGGGTAAAAGAGAGAACAATAGAGCTTGAAAATCTAAATCAAGAGCTTCTTTATGCCAAAGATGCAGCAGAATCTGCTGCAAAAGCAAAGAGTTTTTTCTTAGCTAACATGAGCCACGAAATAAGAACTCCTATGAACGGAGTAATTGCTGCATCTGACCTTGCCCTTGCAGAAACTTCTCTTCCACCAAGAATAAAGCGTTATCTTGAGATTATTAATAATTCTGCCTACTCTCTGCTCGGCATTATTAATGATATTTTAGATTTTTCAAAAATTGAAGCTGGTAAACTTGATATTGAGTATGCACAGTTCAATCTTTTTAGAATACTTGAAAGGATAAGAGATACTTTTATTTATTCAGTTTCAGAGAAAAATATTGAATTTCTTATGGATATCAACTCAAATCTTCCATATCTTATTATAGGGGATTCTTTAAGAATACAGCAGATACTTACAAATCTTATCAGCAATGCAGTTAAATTTTCTAAAAAAAATGGTGTTGTTGTTCTTGGTGCAAAACATGAAGCAGTTTCAGAATCAGAGATACTTTTGACTTTTTTTGTTAAAGATAATGGCATTGGAATGTCTCAAGAGCATCTTGAAAAAATGTTTGAACCGTTTTCTCAAGAAGATGCCTCAACAACAAGAAAATATGGCGGCACAGGACTCGGCTTAACAATTACCAAGCGTCTTATTGAACTTATGGGAGGAAAGATATGGGCAGTAAGCAGACTTGGTAAAGGGAGTACTTTTTTTATTGAACTAAAAGCCGCACTTGCTGAAGAGGAGCAGTTGGAAGATATTATTTTTCCCGATGAACTTGTTGAAACCAATGTTCTTGTGGTTGATGATAATGAGATCAGCTGCGAAATTGTTAAAAGAATACTTGTCAGCTATGTTCAAGATGTCTCTTCAGCGTTATCTGGTGAAGAAGCTCTTGAGCTTTTCGATCTAAACCAGCAGCTTAATACTCCATTTGGTCTTATAATCGTGGATTGGAAAATGGATAATATGGATGGTATAGAGTTTA
This window harbors:
- a CDS encoding response regulator, with the translated sequence LSWEAELENTSEELAAMIAESVWSINNAQMIDILRVYLENDLIAGVKVIVGNSEKNTILFESFPSKGTEIKVIIKKIKKITPFENQNKILELGAVEIFYSKQHLTRLIEVMISMGIVVVSIVVIGVFIGTKVVLNKLLTKRMSELLPIIRNIGEGNYNLWISSVPQHDLNDIISAVNNMTHEIRKRDNALNSSKKKLSEANQLLEERVKERTIELENLNQELLYAKDAAESAAKAKSFFLANMSHEIRTPMNGVIAASDLALAETSLPPRIKRYLEIINNSAYSLLGIINDILDFSKIEAGKLDIEYAQFNLFRILERIRDTFIYSVSEKNIEFLMDINSNLPYLIIGDSLRIQQILTNLISNAVKFSKKNGVVVLGAKHEAVSESEILLTFFVKDNGIGMSQEHLEKMFEPFSQEDASTTRKYGGTGLGLTITKRLIELMGGKIWAVSRLGKGSTFFIELKAALAEEEQLEDIIFPDELVETNVLVVDDNEISCEIVKRILVSYVQDVSSALSGEEALELFDLNQQLNTPFGLIIVDWKMDNMDGIEFTKKIRNEKNSNIPIIMMTGFSKDAEQSKAKQAGVNAFLTKPVNPSTLLDAIVEIFCRGIKSDKGFLTESSIYRGKFKDRYILLVEDNITNQEIALAVLQDTGCVVDVADNGEKAIQMLYKKADLQFELEKSSEESNDDDSSSTYSKNSSFSYYDLILMDIQMPVMDGFEAARKIREGSLMQDIPIIAMTAHAMKGDMEKCIAAGMNDYVAKPIRPTDLFKTISKYIFKNRKNSQLIESQLIESQLIESQLIESQLIEINYKEISSSSTQDSTYIFSIEDAVNRLGISESVYIKILKDFAQESILKFDDISAAFNNKDINQLQAAAHALKGSSGSICADSLYKSCEILDFTCRNIISAGFNLNSSNDDVDSNNNNNNLNSSNDNPDNTFLSIKPLVEDIDNRIKELVQSVKDIDAIQAEQNQ